A region from the Desulfomarina profundi genome encodes:
- a CDS encoding nucleotidyltransferase domain-containing protein, translated as MYSQHPLDRESELLLNCVTFHAGKNDTLNLTPESYSQLNWSKLVELATFHKIVPLLYITLNSFSRDCVPKSFLDSLKEQCHQIGAYNLFLSGTLISILSTFNDEGIRAIPFKGPVLTEMIYGNLSLRSFNDLDILVSRNSLAKAIDLLFQQGFSPDIDLNAKQLIKLADKGHHATMIRGNVIIELHWELTGRYFSRPITLETLEPRITQTTFSGCKVHSLSPEDLLIYLCIHGCRHHWHQLDAICCVAKLIHVRPDLDWKLIMHLCDRQGSSRMVALGLLLSNKIAGVKLPEDALEITNNYSQLQKLYPIILERLFPSRSHENIKFGFFQYVGFHHEVMSNHLDWLRYCLRPLLNPTHSDWLWIRLPASLSLIYYLFRPVRLLIKYLRRKSS; from the coding sequence ATGTACAGCCAACATCCACTTGACAGGGAAAGCGAACTGCTTCTCAACTGTGTAACGTTTCACGCCGGAAAAAATGACACTCTGAATTTAACCCCGGAGTCATATTCTCAACTGAACTGGTCCAAACTTGTTGAACTGGCCACTTTCCATAAAATTGTTCCTCTTCTTTATATTACACTCAACAGCTTTTCGAGAGACTGCGTTCCAAAGAGCTTTCTGGATTCACTCAAGGAACAATGCCACCAAATCGGTGCCTATAACCTCTTTCTTTCAGGAACCCTGATATCAATCCTGAGCACATTCAATGATGAAGGTATCAGGGCCATCCCCTTTAAAGGGCCGGTACTGACAGAGATGATCTATGGGAATCTCAGCCTGCGTTCATTCAATGATCTTGATATTCTTGTTTCCCGCAACTCCCTTGCAAAGGCCATTGATCTCCTTTTTCAACAGGGTTTCTCTCCGGATATAGATTTAAATGCAAAACAGTTGATTAAACTGGCAGATAAGGGCCATCACGCTACAATGATAAGGGGGAATGTCATTATTGAATTGCACTGGGAGCTCACCGGCAGATATTTCTCAAGACCGATTACCCTGGAAACCCTTGAACCAAGAATTACCCAGACAACATTTTCGGGCTGCAAAGTACATTCTCTCAGTCCGGAGGATCTCCTGATATACCTCTGCATACATGGATGCCGGCATCACTGGCATCAACTTGATGCAATATGTTGTGTTGCCAAACTTATCCACGTAAGACCGGATCTTGACTGGAAACTCATCATGCACCTTTGTGATCGACAGGGTTCTTCCAGAATGGTTGCATTGGGTCTTCTTCTTTCCAACAAAATAGCAGGAGTAAAACTCCCGGAGGACGCCCTTGAAATCACCAATAACTATTCGCAATTACAAAAATTGTACCCAATAATCCTGGAAAGATTATTTCCTTCCCGGAGTCATGAAAACATCAAATTCGGTTTTTTCCAGTATGTCGGATTCCATCACGAAGTCATGAGCAATCATTTAGACTGGTTGAGATACTGCCTCAGACCACTTCTCAATCCAACCCACAGTGACTGGCTCTGGATACGTCTACCGGCGTCTCTTTCACTCATTTATTATTTATTCCGGCCAGTACGACTTTTGATAAAATATTTGCGCAGGAAAAGCTCATGA
- a CDS encoding glycosyltransferase family 2 protein, producing the protein MKAPKLTAIILTYNEEQHLPRCLASLDGVVDSILVVDCFSTDKTVFLAENNGAKVIQHSWTNQSTQFNWALSQTETTEWILRLDADEYLTPELQSEIRGKLSSMGNDIEGIFCGRQMIFQGRLIKHGGLFPIRVLRLFRYGKGQCEKRWMDEHIKVPGPTADFKGNIIDHNLNSLSWWIDKHNHYASREAVDLLNLRYKFMPHDSIATFSLRPGSGSKRWIKENIYANLPNGFRAFAYFFYRYIIRCGFLDGQEGMTFHFLQGFWYRFLVDAKIAEVEQYMKKTGCSATRAIKEILFINVQPTST; encoded by the coding sequence ATGAAAGCACCAAAATTGACTGCAATAATTTTGACATACAACGAGGAACAGCATTTACCACGGTGCCTTGCAAGTCTTGATGGTGTAGTTGATTCGATCCTGGTTGTGGATTGTTTTTCCACAGATAAAACTGTTTTTCTCGCTGAAAACAATGGTGCAAAAGTCATACAGCATTCCTGGACCAATCAATCAACCCAGTTTAACTGGGCCTTAAGTCAAACAGAAACAACAGAGTGGATACTTCGTTTAGATGCGGATGAATATCTGACACCGGAATTACAATCTGAAATAAGGGGAAAACTCTCCTCCATGGGCAATGATATAGAAGGTATTTTCTGTGGACGTCAAATGATTTTTCAGGGACGATTAATAAAGCATGGAGGCCTTTTCCCTATCCGTGTACTGCGACTGTTCAGGTATGGAAAAGGACAGTGTGAAAAACGTTGGATGGATGAACATATCAAGGTCCCCGGCCCTACAGCTGACTTCAAGGGAAATATCATTGACCACAATCTCAACTCACTCAGCTGGTGGATTGACAAGCATAACCATTATGCCAGCCGGGAAGCTGTTGATCTATTAAATCTCAGGTATAAGTTTATGCCCCACGACTCCATCGCAACTTTTTCCCTCCGCCCCGGTTCCGGCTCAAAACGGTGGATAAAAGAAAACATCTATGCAAACCTTCCCAATGGATTTCGAGCTTTTGCCTATTTTTTTTACCGATATATTATTCGGTGTGGTTTTCTTGACGGTCAGGAAGGAATGACCTTTCATTTCCTCCAGGGGTTCTGGTACCGATTCCTTGTTGATGCTAAAATAGCAGAAGTTGAACAATATATGAAAAAAACAGGATGCAGTGCCACCCGGGCAATAAAGGAAATACTTTTTATAAATGTACAGCCAACATCCACTTGA
- a CDS encoding LbetaH domain-containing protein, whose protein sequence is MNRSSRKYSRKELAARQLWSLVRPLFLFSPRPCFAWRRFLLRLFGARIGYKVNIYNSAMIFMPWNLEIDDWSSIGEHAFIYNLGKITIGCNTTISHRSHLCAGTHDYTHRALPLLKLPIKIQDNAWICADVFIGPGVTVQEGAVVGAGAVVVEDVEPWTVVAGNPAKAVKKRVLHDS, encoded by the coding sequence GTGAACCGTTCATCCCGAAAATACAGCAGAAAAGAACTTGCGGCAAGACAGTTATGGAGTCTTGTTCGTCCTCTTTTTCTGTTCAGTCCCCGTCCTTGTTTTGCCTGGAGACGGTTCCTTCTTCGATTATTCGGTGCCCGTATCGGGTATAAGGTTAATATCTATAATTCTGCCATGATATTCATGCCATGGAACCTGGAGATAGATGACTGGTCAAGCATAGGTGAACATGCCTTTATTTATAACCTGGGAAAAATCACCATAGGCTGCAATACAACTATTTCCCACCGCAGTCACCTGTGTGCAGGAACTCATGATTACACACACCGGGCTTTACCGTTGCTCAAACTGCCAATAAAAATTCAGGACAATGCCTGGATATGTGCTGATGTTTTTATTGGACCGGGTGTTACCGTTCAGGAGGGTGCTGTTGTCGGAGCCGGAGCTGTAGTCGTTGAAGACGTTGAACCATGGACTGTTGTTGCCGGCAACCCGGCAAAAGCTGTCAAGAAAAGAGTGCTTCATGACAGTTAA